In Mangrovibacterium diazotrophicum, the genomic stretch TACCTGGTTTTCAACACCGAATTTACTGATCAACCAATTTGTACAGCTTCTCGTCGCTATCAAACCTTAAAAATTGAAGAAATTCAGAAAACAGATTTGAGTGACGACTGCAAACAATGGCAAATCGACAAACTGGCTGAGAAAGAATGTTTGTGTGAAGGTCTGAGTAATTCAACTTACCTGGCCAACGAAATCACACCGGACAGTCCGCGCCAAGGCGTAAGTATCTGTCCAGGACCAAACCTGGCGTACTTTAATAAAATTGCCAGTTTGAAAGAAATGGTCGATCACATTTACGGCAAATTCAATCTGCTGGAAGGCGTTAAACGTCCGAACCTGTTTATGAAAGAATTGAGCATGTACGTTGACTACCTTGAAAAACGGGTTGAAGAATTGCGCCACGCCAAAGATGAAAAGCAAGCTTCATACTACCGTACATTCCGCAAAAATATGCAGGATGGCATTGTATACTACAAGGATCTTTTTGCCAAGTACGACTCCAAGCTGCAGGAAATGAAGCAAGGAGTAATTGCCGAATTGGAAAACATTAGCCAAAAAATTGAGGCTTTCCATATTTAATAAAGCCTTTCTGAATACATTGAAAAGCAGGTCTCATAACGGCCTGCTTTTTTATTGCAACAAAACCATGTGTCACGAAGACATAAAAACATTGAACTTTCGGACAGGCCAAGCGTTTCATTATCTTATTAATTTAATTCACACCCCATATTTTAAAAGCTATGAAAACAAAGAATGTAGATTTAGGACTCCTTATTGTGCGAATTGGTGTTGGTTTACTAATGTTATTCCACGGAATCAGCAAATTGTCAGGAGGTTTAGGTTTTATCCAGGGAATGCTTGAAGCAAAAGGCCTGCCCGGATTTATCGCCTATGGTGTAATTGTTGGCGAAGTTTTGGCTCCGCTTGCCATTCTGGTTGGATTCAGAACCCGGATTGCTGCACTTATTTACGCCTTCAACATGGTCGTGGCAGTCTTAATGGTTCACGCCGCTCAATTCTTCACCATGAGTGAGCAAGGAGGTTGGGCATTGGAACTAATTGGTCTGTATTTCCTGGGAGCTATCGCCCTGTTTTTCACCGGTGCCGGGAAATATGCGGCTTCATCTACCAACACTTGGGATTAATTACTGATTGATCGTTAATAATGATAAAAGCAGTTCCGACGACGGAGCTGCTTTTCTTTTTTAACCAATCATTAAAACAAGGTGCTTTCTCTTGTATTTTAAAGGGTATGCTCGTAACTTGTTTAGGCATGTTGAACATGCTTGCGAGTTCGATTTTTCACTCAAACGCAGCTGATTTATTGTTTTCCGCCTTCAATACGTTTAGCCGCAAATTCAAATGAACCTCTATGAGAAAACACCTGCTAATTCTACTAATGGTGCTTTGCGCAGCCACAACCAACGCCCAGAACCAAGACAAAAAACAAAAAACCGACAGTATTGCCGAAGCCAAACTCAAAGCAAAAAAGAATGTCGATTTCTCTGTGATGCCTTACCTGAGCTACAACCGCAACCTCAAGCTGATGCTCGGCGTAATCCCGATGGCCATGTACAAACCTGTTCCAGGCGATACCATTTCACCCAAATCACTTTCCGGACTTTCGGCTATTTATACCACCAACGGTTCTTATTTTATCGCACTGTTCAACAAATGGTATTTTGCGGAAGATAAATGGCGGGCAAAGTTTTTTGCCATCACGGGCGACCACTATTCTCAATTCTTCATGGAAGACACCGACGTGCCGGGATTTTACGACTACGGCACGAAAACAACTTTTTTAATCTTCGGGATTCAGCGAAAAATCACAACGGGCTTATACGGAGGACTCGCCTACAGTTATGCTCATCACAAAACAACCTACGAAGATAATGTTCAACCTCCGTCGACGACCAAGAAAAATGGATTGGAATACAGCCTCCTATATGATTCCCGGGATGCCGTTTACTACCCGACAATTGGGACCAATGCAAAACTGAAATGGAATTCTTTTCCGGAATGGTTCGGGAATGACCTGTCTGCAAACAAAATCTCGATCGAATACAACCGCTACTTCCCGATGCGTGAAAATACTGATGTGTTGGCGACCCGTTTTTCTGGACAATTCGGCTTGGGGGACATTGCTTTTGAACAACAAGTCACCATTGGCAACAAAGATATTCGCGGGTACTCCGAAGGAAAATATCGAGGCGACGGGCTGGTTGCGCTACAAGGTGAATACCGTTACAATTTCAAAGACAAAATGGGATTGGTGGGGTTCTTCGGGTTAGCAACGATTTACGGCTCGGACAATGACAGCTTCAACAAAAAACTTTACCCCGGCGGTGGAATCGGTTATCGTTATCGCGCGTTTAAAGCGGTAAAATTCAATGTCGGGCTGGATGCTGCTGTGGGTAAGGAAGATTGGGGAGTCTACTTCCGCATTGGTGAAGCTTTCTAAAAATTGTGGCCGCTACTTCAATCGAGCCCACTCACGTCGTAAAAAGAAAATCACAATCAATGCCGAAACGGCGTCCGAGATTGGCATCGATACCCAGATCCCATTCAATTCGAAAAAGCCGGGTAATACAAATAATAAAGGAATCAATACAATCACCTGCCTCAGCAAGGTCAGCAAGGTTGCTATTTTGGCTTTGCCGATTGATTGGAAGAAATTACCTGCAACAACCTGAAATCCGACAATCGGTAATGCCAACAAACCGAGCCTCAAGCCCATTTGCCCGATAATGAGTAATCCCGGATCTTCGGCGTTAAAAAAACGAACGATGGAATCGGGGAAAACCTGCACCCCGATAAACGCGAGAATTGAAATAACCGATGATGAAATAATTGCCAGACGCAAAGCCTCTTTCACCCGGTCATTCTGTTTGGCACCATAGTTAAACCCGATAATCGGCTGGGTTGACATGTTGATGGCAACCACTGACATGATGATCAACGTCGCGACCGAGTTGACAATTCCCATTGCACCAACCGCCATATCGCCGCCAAACTGAATCAGTTTTGTATTGATCAGTCCCTGGACTACGGAGTTGGCAATCTGCATAAAGAATGGAGCCATCCCAATCACAAGAATCTCCTTGATGATTTCGGGCTCTATTTTAAAATACTGTGGCTTTATTTTCACGACAGAACGATTGCTCCTGAAGTGCAACAACACCCAAACGGCTAGCACCATCATTGATATTACGGTGGCGTAAGCAGCACCTTTCACGCCCATTCCCAGACCGAAAATGAAAATCGGGTCGAGCACAATGTTGGTTCCTGCACTAATCAGCATCGAATACATGGCGATCCGCGCGTTTCCCTCCGAGCGAATAACATTATTCAATGAAAAACCAACCACCTGGAAAATAACGCCGACTAAAATAATATCAAGGTAATCGTTGGCGTAGCCCATTGTCTCGGGCGTTGCGCCAAACATTTTTAGCATGGGTCCTTTGATCAAAAAACCAATCAGAGTGATAAGCAGCGATGCGACGAGCATGAGAACGAAACTATTTCCCAGCACCCGCTCGGCTTTCGGCATGTCCTTTCGCCCCATGTTAATTGAGACCAAAACACTGGCTCCAATTCCGATCAGCATCCCGAACGCGATCATCACCAACATGACCGGAAAGATGACCGAGACACCACTAAGAGCGGTTGCTCCAACCCCTTGCCCTATGAAAATTCGGTCGACGATGTTGTACAAAGCATTCACGAAAACACCAATAAATGCCGGGATAAAATATTTCAGCATTAGTTTTCCGACGTTAGTTTCGGCAAGTTCCCTGGTTTTTTCCATCTGCTTCAGAAAGTAAGGTAATTAGTCTCAAACGGCCGGCTGCAGAGCACTGGTGACCTGAGACTTTGGGCTTGGTTGAATTTAAAGTGTCGCCGCAAAAGTAAACATTCGCACTAATAAAACCCGATTTTAAAGTTCTTATTCTAAATTTGCAGGAGAATAGAAATTAGAAACAGCATTCATGACAAAAGAGGATTCAGCAAAAATCAATCAAGATACAATCACCAACCTGCAATCATCCAACGCGGAGCTGGTAAACGAAACGATCAATCAATTGAGCGAATCAGGCAACTCGGCCTATCTGCCTTTCCTGTTCGAGCTGCTTCACTCTACGTCGAATGATGAAATTAAAAGACGGATTGCCCGCCTTCTTGCTGAATTGAAACACAGCGATGCAATTCCTCTGATTATTGAGGCAATTAAAAACAAAGCGTACACCAAAGAGCTGCAATACTTGGTTTCGGCCTGTTGGGAAAACGGGATGGACTACAGCGAACATTTGTCGCTGTTCATCGACTTGATGATTCAGCACGAATTTATGATTGCGTTCGAGGCGCACACCGTGATCACCAATATGACCGGCAAAATTTCTGCGGCTACCTGCGAACAGGAAAGCACGAAAATCAAAAATGCCCTTACTCAGGTGTCAGAAGAGAACCGTCAAATGCTGGAAGAAGTGTTGGAATTCCTGCCATTACTGGAGGCCGGAATAGAGCCGCAAAGCTTTTAAATTGATCAAAATTCGCACAAAAGACTAGGAATTAATCCAATATCAGTTAAATTTAGGCACGACTTTAACTATAAGCCCTCAAACATTTAACTGAGATACGTGAAAAAGGCATTGTATATTCTGAGTTTCTTGCTACCATTTTGCGCAGTCAATGCTCAGGATGCCGAATATTCGCAGTTTTATGCCAATCCTGTTTATTTGAATCCCGGTTTTACGGGAACTTCCGAGCAAGGACGGGTTGCCGTGAACTACCGGAATCAATGGCCAGAGCAAGGCTCAACCTATGTGAATTATTCTGTCTCTTTCGACACTTACATGAAAAAACTGGGCGGTGGGATCGGAGCTCAGATTCACAATAATCGCGAATTAAACGGAGTAGTCGAAGCCACAAACTTTAGTCTTTTTTACTCGCACCATGTAAAAGTTAATCCTCGCTTTTTTGTTGATTTGGGTTTACAGGCCGGATTCACTTATAAGAAGCTCGATTACCGAAACCTGATTTTCCCGGACATGATCAATCAACTAACCGGCGAACGATATGTTGGCAGCGAAACAGTGCAGGAAACGGCCAGCATCGCCTATCCCGATTTTGGTGTCGGATTTATTGGTCAGTATGATTCGTTTTACGGAGGTGTGAGTATCAACCACCTTACACAGCCCAGCGAATCGGTTTTTATTGGCGACAACCGTGGAAAGTTACCGTTAAAAGTGACGGTACACATGGGGGCCAAGAGTTACCGCTGGCATCGTGGCCTTTTATCCCGGCGTTTCACGCTTTCACCCAATGTGATTTACCAGCGACAAGGCGCTTTCAGTCAGTTAAACATGGGTCTGTACCTACTGGAAAAATCGATTTCCGGAGGACTTTGGTATCGGCAAACATCCGGCATTCAGCCCGAATCCATGATTGTGATGCTTGGCGTAATGCGCCCCAAGTTTAAATTTGGCTACAGTTACGACTTTAGCCTCTCAAAATTGAGTAACTACTCCAATTCGGCACACGAAATTTCATTGATTTTCTTTGTTGGCGACAAGCATTCGGATCGCGATGCTCTTCTCATTCCTTCACTTTAAAATACCAGGGTAACAGTTCCCTGCTGTTTGTGTGGTTTGTCCAAAATATCCAGGAAAGAAAGGATCCAGATGTAGGTGCCGGCAGGTGCATAATTTCCGTTTTTCATTTTTCCATCCCAGCCAACCGTCACATCAGTCGTTTCGAAAACCTGCTCTCCCCATCGGTTGTAAATCAACATCTGGTAACCATCTGCTTTAACGGCTTCGTTCGCCAAAAGAAACACTCGGTTATCCGGATTTACACTGTTGGGATTTAAAGCATTCGGCGCAAAAAGATCATCCGGTGCCACCAAAACCTGGTGACTAACTGTATCTGTACACCCGAATTCACTTTCAGCAAGCAAATAAACCGTGAACCACCCGAAATCCTGGTACCTGTTTTCCGGATTTTCGAGGGTGGACGTTTGACCATCGCCAAAATCCCACTCATAGCTTACTCCGCCTGTTGTTTGGTTTGTAAATTGAAAAACCGGATCAGATATTGTTTTATCACTCTTATCAACCACGAATTCCGCTACCGGGTCGGAATAAACCTCAATTAAATCATCCATGAGCACCGTATCAGCACATCCTGTAAGCGACGAAATACCTATAGCCGAAACCTGGTATTGAGCACCCTGTTCCGAATATTCTTCCGAAACTTGCTGACCATTTTCGGTATTCAATCCGGTATCCCATGTGTATTGCAGCTGATCAATAGGGTCCGATACCGCCGCACTCAAAGTTGCCGTAAAAGGCGAACAGCCGCCCAAGGCATCCGCGGTCAACTCGAACCAAGGCTGACGTTTAACGGTAAACTCTTTTTTAGCGCTCTCGCAGCCGAATTCCGAAATAACCTGAAGCCCGATTGTCGCTTGCGGCTTATTTTTCAGACTGATTCGCACCGGTCCCAACATGGTTCCTGGATCGTAAACAATCTCCTCCGCATCCAAATCCGACAAGTCCCAGTAATAACTGTCCTTATCTGTTCCACTTCCGATGTAATTCACATCAAATTCGTGCGGATAACAAAATTTAGGATCGATATCAGTATAGACAGTGCGGATCGGATGAACAGTTATATAATCTTCCATCGTGCCCGAGTTGGTGCAACCATCTGTTGAAAGGACAGTCAGGGTCACATCATAAGTTCCGGCGTAACTGTAGGTGTATTGAATTGTCGGATCAGGGGTACTTAGTCCCAAACCATCACCGAACTCCCAGGTATAAGTATCAATATCCTCGGTCGTCTGCGCTGTAAAATTCACGGTCAACGGCATACACCCTTCGGTAACATCTGCTGTTATTTCCAAATTAGGTATTACCCGAATTGGGGTCCAGCTAAGTTTACTCTGACAACCATTCTCACTAATTTGAAGACCGAGGTTACGCTGGTTGGTTTGTTGAAATCCCAACTGAATATTTAAATCGGTCAGCCCTTTCCCCCCAGTGTACAAAGTATCAGCAAAATACCAGCTGAAATCGGCGTCGGCGGTTGCATCTCCTTCATAATTTACCGTGAGATTATAACCTGAACATTGCGTTGAATCGATACTGATATTCGTCGTGTATACCGGAATCACATTAACCTGGTAAGTTGCAGAATCGATGCAACCGTCATAATTCACCAACGCTTTATAAAGCGTCGAATCGAAAGGCGACGCATAAGGCATCGAGCTTGAAACATCACTTACCCCCTCTACCGGCGACCAATTGTAATCGCCCTTGAATGCTTGTTGATTCAGTTGAACCGAATCATAACGGCAAATGGTCTGGTCTGCAGTTGCGCCAAAAATGACTTTGCGGATTTTAATATCAAACGCTGTGGAAAGTTGAAGAACCGGATCGCTGGACATTCCACCATACTCGACAAGATAACCTCTCGGCAAATAGTAATTAGGGTTCGTATCATAGTAGATGTCCCCGGTATTACTCAAATCATTCCAAGAATATGCGGGTTGATCAGGATCTTGTGTAACATGTGCATAATCTTCATCATCTCCATTCGGTTTTAGTACATTATTCGGTTCTCCGTTTCCCCAGGGCGCGTATGCTCCCGGTTCTTTATAACCACCGTCAGATGTACCTGTCCAAAATAAAGTGCCCGCCTCCGGACCTGTCACCCATTTCCATTTTCCTTCCTGAGCAGCATCTGAAGCACCAATCCAACCAACACCTTTGGTTTTTAACCCAATGAATTTGTTTTCTTCTTCGGATAATATTGTGGCCAAATACCCCTGTAATCCCCGATAATTCTTCAGGGCTGCTGAATCCCGAGCAGCCGTCCATGTTATCAAATCCTGTTCGTAATAGCGGTAGAAATGTCCAGTTTCCGGCAGAAAATCGGCATCGATTAAACTGATGGCGATTTGACGGGTTGTTGTATCGGGAACTGGTGTCAGATTGTAGTACCAAATATTTTCGATAGCATCCTGGTATTCCTGTGCAGTGGCTGCTCCGCGCAATTCAAGGGTTCCGGTAGTTGTCAACCAAGTCTGCGATAAAGAAGAACTCAGATTTTCACTTTTCAGGCTTTCTGCGCCAACATTATAGTTCGCAATCGAGATTTTTAAACCGTCGTAGATTGAATCGCCTTCCACCTTGACCATCGCCCCGAACTGAAGCGAGTCCTTACAAAAAGTGATCGACGATGTACCATTCAGATCAATCGTCAAATCTCCCGACTGGGCATAAGAAAAGCCGGATGTTAATATCATCATTAAAAAAATCAACATCCGGCTTCTCATGTATCTTCGATTTGGTTATGCTTTATTTGAAAAATACTTCATGAATTGCGCGCGCTCATACATTTGCGGATCCTCTATTTTAGCATACGACAAGCGACCACGGAACTCTTCAATCGTCTTAAAGTTCCATTTTTGCATGAACTTTTCCAAATCTTTTAGCATTCCGCTTATAACTTGTGCACCATTAATATAAACTGATGAGCAAATTTGTGTTACCTGAGCACCGGCCAGCAGTTGCTTAATCACAGCTTCGCCATCGTGAATACCGGTTGAAGCAGCGATTTCCAATTTGGGAAGTGCAGCGCTAACCAGGCCAACCCAACGCAACGAACGACGAATATCAGCTGGCGAACTGAATACTTCAGAAGCGCTCAATTCCAGTTTTTCGATATTGATGTCGGGTTCGTAAAAACGATTAAACATTGTCACGGCTGAGGCACCATTGGCCATCAATCGTTCTGAAAAAGCAATCAGGTTGGTGAAATAGAACCCTATTTTCACCGAAACAGGAATCGATACTTCCGCTTTTACTTTTTTCAAAACATCAATATACAACTGTTCTATTTCTTCCGGCTTTTCGTTACGGCCAGTCGGCACGTAGAAAATATTTAGTTCCAGCGCATCGGCTCCTGCCTTTTCAAAATCCTTGGCAAAGCCTGTCCACTCGTTTGCTGTTACGGCGTTGATGGATGCAATAACAGGAATTGATACTTCAGCTTTCACTTTACGAAGCAATTCCAGATGCTCAGTCACCGTATTTTGACGTGTGTAATTGTGAATGTAATCTTCAGCTTCAGGATAAGTATTTTGCGGATCTTTTGCGATCAGGTGGCTTACCTCACTGTTTATTTGTTCTTCAAACAACGACTTCAGCACCACGGCTCCCGCACCGGCTTCTTCCAATGACTTGATTTTGTCAACACTGTTCGTTAGGCCCGAACTGGCCACAACAATCGGGTTCTTCAAGTTCAAACCCAAATATGTCGTATCTAACTTTTTCATAACGCTCTTTCGTTAATTATTCTTGGTTTTTATTTTTCATTTTGCGAAACGGTTTGTTCGGCATTTGCCAACCGTTTTATTTTAGTGATAGTTCCGCTCTCCAAAAATAGAACTACCAACCCGAACCATGGTACTTCCTTCGGCTACTGCCAGCTTGTAATCGCCCGACATACCCATGGAAATTTCTGAAAAAGAATTTTTGTCTCCAAAGAATTCCTGTTTCAATTGCTCAAATATGTTTTTAAGCTGATGGAACTCGCGACGGATTTGCGTTTCATCATCGGTATAAGTTGCCATGCCCATCACGCCCCGAACATCAACCCAATCCAGTCCGGCAAAGTCTGAAGAACTCAGCAGTTCGCGTGCTTCTTCCTGGTTCAGCCCAAACTTGGTTTCTTCTTCTGCGATGTGGAATTGCAGCAAAACCGGTATTTTCCGGTTGTTTTTTTGCCCTTCTTTATCGACTGTCTTCAGCAATTTCAAGGAATCAACACCGTGCAAAAGACTGACAAAAGGCGCAATGTATTTCACTTTATTGGTTTGCAGATGCCCGATAAAATGCCATTCAATGTCTTTCGGAAGTTCGTCGTATTTAGCTGTTAATTCCTGTACTTTGTTCTCGCCAAATACGCGCTGACCGGCTTCATAAGCCTCCAGAATAGCTTCGTTGGGCTTTGTTTTCGACACAGCTACCAGCGTTACCTTCGGTTCGAGTTCGTTTTTTAGTTCAGTAATTTTATCTGCAATGCTCATAACTTCTTTTTAAAGGCGTTACAAAACTACAAAAGCAAGCGAAAAAGAAGGATGATTTTTACTGTTTTTTAGGGGATAAACTGACGATAAACCAGCGGGAGCATTGGAACGAACCCACAATTTCAACAATCAATGCGAACATAAAAAACCCCGACTGAAAAGCCGGGGCAAATTATATTGGCATAAATATTACTTCTCTACAAAGTAACGGAGCTGATCAAGCATAATGGGAACATCATCTTTGTCGATTCCCCGGCGGAGCAGCTGCGGTAGGTCCTCCTCAAAAACGGCCATAAAATCAGCCTCGGTGAAATCGGGCTGCGAAATGGATCTCATGTAATAATCGAGCGCGGCTTTACGGTTACCCAAACTCCACTGCACGTGTCCCATGTTCATCAGGTCGTGCTGGGTTGGCTCATCCTCAACTAGCTTCTTGAAGTAATTTTCAGCCTGCTCCGTTTTTCCGGTCAGGAAGGAGCACCAGCCAATCGGACGCCACACTTTTTTATTGCCGGGCTTCAGGTACTCCACTTTGAAATAGTATTTCAGGGCCTCGTCGAAACGCCCCAACTCCAGCAGACAATGGCCAATGTTCAAATGATTGGTCAAATCCTCCGGATCAAGCGCTTCGGCCGCCTGGTAATATTCCAGCGCTTTTTCGGGCTGCTTCAGGTTGCGGTAGCACAAGGCAATCTTTTTGAGATTCCACAGCCGATTCAACTCAAACAACTCAGCTTTGCGGTAGGCATCCAGCGCCTTTTCGTAGTCGCCGAGCTTTTGGTAGCAAAACGCCAATTTCTGATACAGCTCCCCGCTCTGCTCCTGCGCCAGCATATATTCAAAAATTTCAATCGCTTCGTTATAGCGGTTCTGCGCGAAATAATATTCGCCAATGTTGCGAACAACGGCTTTATCTTCTTTCAGGATTGAACCCAGAATTGTTTTGTTGTAGAAGTCGAACCGCCAGCTGAACAGGTCGTCAAAATCGGCCCGACGCGGATGAAGCTTGTAAAAACGATACAAATCCTGGATATATTGATTGGAAACAAAGCCGGCTTTCTTGCCCGGATCGCTCAGCTCTTCGTCTTCCTCAATCTCATGAAACTGATCCATCTCGGCTCGCAATCCCTGCAACATAAACTCCCGGTTTTCTTTCGGAATCTGCTGCATGCTCAGGCAAAACGAATATTTATCCGAGTCGCACAAAACGGGTGCTTTTGCAATAACTTCAACAAAACCACGGGTTAAGTCATCCGAGAGATCGAGCGCCCGGTCCAACTCCGGATTTTCGGCAAAGAAGGGCACAAACCAGTTAGCCGGTTCGTTGAAGAAAGGATAAGATTTCAGCATCGCGAACGATCCCATAAAAACGTCGGCACCTTCCATTTGCAGTTCCGAAAACTCTTGCATTTTATCCATCAAGCCCGGCGAATCTTCAAAAATATCCTGCCACTCCGGATTCTTGTCTTCCGACAAACCTTCCTCCATCAAACTGTCCAGGTTGATTTTGTCCTTCAGGTTAGCACTAATTTTAATCATTTCCGGCATCAGCTCATCGCGGATGCGTTGCTGCAGTTTCTCGGTTTCCTTGCTGCGGATCAACTGAATAATTACCCGTTCAAGGTTACGTTTGAACTCAGGATCGTCATTCAGCAATTTCAGACGCCCGGTTATCTCCGGATAATATGACAGGCGCGAATCATATTGGTAAAGCGTGAGCAACAACCCCACCAATGCCCGTTGCCGGATCAGCGCTGCGTCTGTTTCATAGGCGTCAAAAAGCAGGTTGAATTTCTTCGTATCAAAATAACGCTGCAAACTCAGTGTAATGCCGGTCACCATAAAAGCTTTGTAATCGGCCTGAATCGTTTCGCTATTCAGTAACTTCTGCAGAAACTTAACTTCTTCCTCACTCAAGCGATCGCGAAACCACAGATGGTAAAACAGCTTCATGAGCTGTTTGTGGTGAAGCTCTGTTTTCACCAGCCGGTCTTCGTTTCCTCCCTCGCCGCCAGTCGCAAACTCCGCCAAATCGTTTGGCGCATAAAAAGCTTCCAGTTCCCCTAGGGTTAAATCAAAATCGTTTATAAACTGATCTTTAAATACCCGCTTTTTCTCGTACTCGAGTGAGGAAGCATATTTCAACCGAACGGCCTCATTTACCTTGTCGGCGAGCTCGTAGGCCGAATCGATCAACTTCAGGTAGACTTTTTGTCGCTCCGGGTCCTGAGTTCCCTCCATGGTATACTGAAGCATATAATGATAAGTCTGATTCATTTCACGCAATTCGTCGTTGAAATGCCCCAATCCGTTTTCCAGGATGAGTTGTTTCAGCAAATCGAAAGCTGGTTTTAATTGACGGGCTGCCAAGTAATTGCAGATATCGATGTATTGTTTCTTGATTTCCTTATTCGTCATTGTTTTCTATTAATAATGATAAGTTACGAAAACAGTAATAATCAAAAAACACTCCATCAAATTATAACTGACAGATGGGCAGACAAATGCTCCGTCGTCTGTTTTTTGTACCTTTCAACAATTAACTGAAAAACAGATTCGAATGAAACACACAGGATCGTGCCTTTGCGGGGCCGTAACATTTGAAATTGAAGGTGATTTTGATCGCTTCTTTTTGTGCCATTGCAGCCGTTGCCGGAAGGATACCGGATCAGCTCATGCGGCGAACCTGTTTTCGTCAACTGCCAATCTCCAATGGCTATCGGGCGAAGAAAAGGTTAAAACCTTCCAATTACCTGGAAGCCGACACAGCAAAAGCTTTTGTATGGAATGTGGATCGGCTCTTCCGAAGTCGCTAATGGGCGGAAAACTGCTGGTTGTACCCGCCGGTTGTCTCAATACAGATGTTGACATGAAACCAGTGGCCCATATTTTTATGGATAGCAAGGCAAACTGGGACGATCATCTCGAAGAAGTGCCAAAATTTGACCAATTACCAAATCAAAGCTGATTTGAAACCGCAGTCTTAAAAAATCCGGAAAATGAGAAGACCGTAAATAATAAATCGAACGAAACGGAACAAAGCCCAAAGCAGGTAACTGCCAAAGTTGTATTTCACCAATCCACAAGCCATGCTGACAATGGAATGCGGCAGCGGCAACATGGCTCCAATAAATACAAACAGTCCTCCCCACTTCTTCAGGTTGGTGATGTGGGTTTTTATTTTCGTTTCCAAATGAATTCGAATGGTTGGAATCATCGTGATCCTATTACCGATGAAGTACGCTAAAATTCCTCCTAAATACGAAAGGCTTGCCAGGATCATCAGAAAGGTCCAAGGGGTTGAAGCTTTGGCCGACCAGGCAATAAAAACCTCGGGCGGCAACAAACCCAAAAATGTTTCGGACGCAAAGAAAGTCGAGAAAACCACTGCCGGAGAATAGGTTTCCACCAAGGTATTCAGCAGCACATCGAAATCGAGCACAAAGTATTCCAGTGCCACCAAAACGGCCACAGCTAAGGCCATAATCACGCCTCCCTTGATTGAGGTATCAC encodes the following:
- a CDS encoding PKD domain-containing protein — its product is MRSRMLIFLMMILTSGFSYAQSGDLTIDLNGTSSITFCKDSLQFGAMVKVEGDSIYDGLKISIANYNVGAESLKSENLSSSLSQTWLTTTGTLELRGAATAQEYQDAIENIWYYNLTPVPDTTTRQIAISLIDADFLPETGHFYRYYEQDLITWTAARDSAALKNYRGLQGYLATILSEEENKFIGLKTKGVGWIGASDAAQEGKWKWVTGPEAGTLFWTGTSDGGYKEPGAYAPWGNGEPNNVLKPNGDDEDYAHVTQDPDQPAYSWNDLSNTGDIYYDTNPNYYLPRGYLVEYGGMSSDPVLQLSTAFDIKIRKVIFGATADQTICRYDSVQLNQQAFKGDYNWSPVEGVSDVSSSMPYASPFDSTLYKALVNYDGCIDSATYQVNVIPVYTTNISIDSTQCSGYNLTVNYEGDATADADFSWYFADTLYTGGKGLTDLNIQLGFQQTNQRNLGLQISENGCQSKLSWTPIRVIPNLEITADVTEGCMPLTVNFTAQTTEDIDTYTWEFGDGLGLSTPDPTIQYTYSYAGTYDVTLTVLSTDGCTNSGTMEDYITVHPIRTVYTDIDPKFCYPHEFDVNYIGSGTDKDSYYWDLSDLDAEEIVYDPGTMLGPVRISLKNKPQATIGLQVISEFGCESAKKEFTVKRQPWFELTADALGGCSPFTATLSAAVSDPIDQLQYTWDTGLNTENGQQVSEEYSEQGAQYQVSAIGISSLTGCADTVLMDDLIEVYSDPVAEFVVDKSDKTISDPVFQFTNQTTGGVSYEWDFGDGQTSTLENPENRYQDFGWFTVYLLAESEFGCTDTVSHQVLVAPDDLFAPNALNPNSVNPDNRVFLLANEAVKADGYQMLIYNRWGEQVFETTDVTVGWDGKMKNGNYAPAGTYIWILSFLDILDKPHKQQGTVTLVF
- a CDS encoding dihydroorotate dehydrogenase-like protein; protein product: MKKLDTTYLGLNLKNPIVVASSGLTNSVDKIKSLEEAGAGAVVLKSLFEEQINSEVSHLIAKDPQNTYPEAEDYIHNYTRQNTVTEHLELLRKVKAEVSIPVIASINAVTANEWTGFAKDFEKAGADALELNIFYVPTGRNEKPEEIEQLYIDVLKKVKAEVSIPVSVKIGFYFTNLIAFSERLMANGASAVTMFNRFYEPDINIEKLELSASEVFSSPADIRRSLRWVGLVSAALPKLEIAASTGIHDGEAVIKQLLAGAQVTQICSSVYINGAQVISGMLKDLEKFMQKWNFKTIEEFRGRLSYAKIEDPQMYERAQFMKYFSNKA
- a CDS encoding YggS family pyridoxal phosphate-dependent enzyme, producing the protein MSIADKITELKNELEPKVTLVAVSKTKPNEAILEAYEAGQRVFGENKVQELTAKYDELPKDIEWHFIGHLQTNKVKYIAPFVSLLHGVDSLKLLKTVDKEGQKNNRKIPVLLQFHIAEEETKFGLNQEEARELLSSSDFAGLDWVDVRGVMGMATYTDDETQIRREFHQLKNIFEQLKQEFFGDKNSFSEISMGMSGDYKLAVAEGSTMVRVGSSIFGERNYH
- a CDS encoding tetratricopeptide repeat protein — protein: MTNKEIKKQYIDICNYLAARQLKPAFDLLKQLILENGLGHFNDELREMNQTYHYMLQYTMEGTQDPERQKVYLKLIDSAYELADKVNEAVRLKYASSLEYEKKRVFKDQFINDFDLTLGELEAFYAPNDLAEFATGGEGGNEDRLVKTELHHKQLMKLFYHLWFRDRLSEEEVKFLQKLLNSETIQADYKAFMVTGITLSLQRYFDTKKFNLLFDAYETDAALIRQRALVGLLLTLYQYDSRLSYYPEITGRLKLLNDDPEFKRNLERVIIQLIRSKETEKLQQRIRDELMPEMIKISANLKDKINLDSLMEEGLSEDKNPEWQDIFEDSPGLMDKMQEFSELQMEGADVFMGSFAMLKSYPFFNEPANWFVPFFAENPELDRALDLSDDLTRGFVEVIAKAPVLCDSDKYSFCLSMQQIPKENREFMLQGLRAEMDQFHEIEEDEELSDPGKKAGFVSNQYIQDLYRFYKLHPRRADFDDLFSWRFDFYNKTILGSILKEDKAVVRNIGEYYFAQNRYNEAIEIFEYMLAQEQSGELYQKLAFCYQKLGDYEKALDAYRKAELFELNRLWNLKKIALCYRNLKQPEKALEYYQAAEALDPEDLTNHLNIGHCLLELGRFDEALKYYFKVEYLKPGNKKVWRPIGWCSFLTGKTEQAENYFKKLVEDEPTQHDLMNMGHVQWSLGNRKAALDYYMRSISQPDFTEADFMAVFEEDLPQLLRRGIDKDDVPIMLDQLRYFVEK